A portion of the Treponema rectale genome contains these proteins:
- a CDS encoding ABC transporter ATP-binding protein translates to MEKTDNNDVTVSVKNVSIKFNLGKEKITTMKDYFIKLVQGKLKYHEFNALNDISFELHKGDRLGILGMNGAGKSTLLKIIAQVYKPSSGEVNVNGIVAPLLELGAGFDPEYTGRENIFLYGAILGYSKKFLEEKYNEIVDFSELNEFIDVPLKNYSSGMRSRLGFAICTIVQPDILILDEVLSVGDAKFQKKCLTKIQSMFDSGVTVLFVSHSINTVKAVCNKAMVLEKGKMKAFGDINEVCETYSKMIG, encoded by the coding sequence ATGGAAAAAACAGATAATAACGACGTTACAGTCAGCGTAAAAAACGTAAGTATAAAATTTAATCTCGGTAAAGAAAAAATTACAACGATGAAAGATTATTTCATCAAACTGGTTCAGGGTAAGTTAAAATATCATGAATTTAATGCATTAAACGACATCAGTTTTGAACTTCACAAAGGTGACCGTCTGGGAATCTTAGGAATGAACGGAGCCGGAAAAAGTACCCTTCTTAAAATAATTGCTCAAGTATATAAACCAAGTTCCGGAGAAGTTAATGTTAACGGAATTGTTGCTCCCCTTCTTGAACTTGGAGCCGGTTTTGATCCTGAGTACACAGGACGGGAAAATATTTTTCTTTATGGAGCAATATTAGGTTACAGTAAAAAATTTCTTGAAGAGAAATATAATGAAATCGTAGATTTCAGTGAGCTGAATGAATTTATAGACGTACCATTAAAAAATTATTCCAGCGGAATGAGAAGCAGGCTCGGTTTTGCAATATGTACAATCGTTCAGCCGGACATTCTTATTCTTGATGAAGTTCTAAGTGTAGGAGACGCAAAATTTCAGAAAAAATGTCTTACAAAAATACAGTCAATGTTTGATTCAGGCGTAACAGTTTTATTTGTCTCACATTCAATTAATACAGTCAAAGCTGTCTGTAACAAAGCAATGGTTCTTGAAAAAGGCAAAATGAAAGCTTTCGGTGATATAAATGAAGTCTGTGAAACTTACAGTAAAATGATCGGATAA
- a CDS encoding ABC transporter permease yields the protein MNVSLKLSLRSFLYRKKQYLSLFLVCLFGCGISLFFLFVMNGMMDSLKNKARIYYGGDIQIIGGKTELKVNNSTPFIEKIKNVFPENAVIVQRFDYDAARASFYFEGNSARQRVIKGVYFDREKKLFSGMNFRSGSSSDAGKGKILLSVPVAAMLCASVGDRITLTVPSSGGSVSTVDLTVCGIFEDSSLFGMYTSYMDIDDLRKVVRMPEDYANRICINLDSKNISRKDKVSYYKKLSSVLNMFPMLDDKQDFYDELLGGKFKKDTYAMIPLEANLQDVNFLIIAMHSVTFFIIFILIAIIVIGIGSTWKILVMKRINEIGIYMSLGMKKLSIIFVLLIEALILILSGCLCGTFFSLAGCYVISRFNFSFIPAFDIFLTEGSIIPVFDFSAVCIITALILFFTLAAVLSSIRKTIRIMPCQALAATE from the coding sequence ATGAATGTATCTCTGAAGCTTTCTCTCCGTTCTTTTTTATATAGAAAAAAACAGTACCTGTCTCTTTTTCTTGTCTGTCTGTTTGGCTGCGGAATTTCTTTGTTTTTTCTTTTTGTGATGAACGGAATGATGGATTCCCTTAAAAACAAGGCACGCATCTATTATGGGGGTGACATTCAGATTATAGGTGGAAAGACGGAACTGAAGGTAAATAATTCAACTCCCTTTATAGAAAAAATAAAGAATGTTTTTCCTGAAAATGCGGTAATTGTTCAGCGTTTTGATTATGATGCGGCCAGGGCATCCTTTTATTTTGAAGGAAACAGCGCCAGACAGAGGGTTATAAAAGGCGTATATTTTGACCGGGAAAAAAAATTATTTTCCGGCATGAATTTCAGGTCAGGCAGTTCTTCTGATGCAGGCAAGGGAAAGATTCTTCTAAGCGTTCCCGTTGCAGCCATGCTGTGTGCTTCTGTGGGAGACAGGATTACTCTTACAGTCCCTTCATCCGGCGGAAGTGTAAGTACTGTCGATCTTACCGTCTGCGGTATTTTTGAAGATTCAAGCCTGTTTGGAATGTATACATCTTATATGGATATTGATGATCTGAGAAAAGTCGTCAGAATGCCGGAAGATTATGCAAACAGGATCTGCATTAATTTAGATTCGAAAAATATTTCCAGAAAAGATAAAGTGTCTTATTATAAAAAACTGTCTTCAGTGTTGAATATGTTCCCGATGCTTGATGATAAGCAGGATTTTTATGATGAGCTTTTAGGCGGAAAATTTAAAAAGGATACTTATGCAATGATTCCTCTTGAGGCAAATCTTCAGGATGTAAACTTTCTTATCATTGCAATGCATTCCGTTACTTTTTTTATCATCTTTATACTTATTGCCATAATTGTCATAGGAATCGGCAGTACATGGAAAATCCTCGTGATGAAACGCATCAATGAAATTGGAATTTATATGTCGCTGGGAATGAAAAAATTATCAATAATTTTTGTTCTTTTAATTGAAGCTTTAATACTGATTCTTTCAGGCTGTCTGTGCGGTACTTTTTTTTCTCTTGCAGGCTGCTATGTCATTTCAAGATTCAATTTTTCTTTTATTCCTGCGTTTGACATTTTTTTAACGGAAGGTTCAATAATACCTGTTTTTGATTTTTCTGCAGTATGTATCATTACTGCATTGATTTTGTTTTTTACTTTAGCGGCGGTTCTTTCTTCTATAAGGAAAACTATAAGAATCATGCCGTGTCAGGCACTTGCCGCAACAGAGTGA
- a CDS encoding nucleotide sugar dehydrogenase, with protein sequence MKIAVAGTGYVGLSLSVLLAQHNEVFAVDVIQSKVDLINSKKSPIRDKEIEEYLTSKKLNLTATTDAEKAYTGADFVIISTPTNYDPAKNYFDTSSVEAVIQLVQKYSPSAVIVIKSTIPVGYTESISKQFNLKNILFAPEFLREGHALYDNLYPSRIVVGNLKDTPELKEKAEIFAGLLKNGAIKKDIPTLFTQTTEAEAIKLFANTYLALRVSYFNELDTYAETHDLNTAAIINGVCLDPRIGDGYNNPSFGYGGYCLPKDTKQLLANYANIPQNLMTAIVDSNRTRKEYIAHHILSRKPSTVGVFRLTMKANSDNFRQSSIQDVMKLLRGEGVNVIIYEPTLKEDSFEKFHVEHDLNSFKKECDIILANRMSQELSDCQEKIYTRDIFSRD encoded by the coding sequence ATGAAAATCGCAGTTGCAGGAACAGGCTATGTAGGCCTCTCCCTTTCAGTTTTATTAGCCCAGCATAACGAAGTTTTTGCTGTTGATGTCATTCAGTCAAAAGTTGATCTCATTAATTCAAAAAAATCCCCTATACGGGATAAAGAAATTGAAGAATATCTCACTTCAAAAAAATTAAATTTAACCGCTACGACTGATGCAGAAAAAGCTTATACCGGAGCAGACTTTGTAATAATTTCTACTCCGACTAATTACGATCCGGCAAAAAATTATTTTGATACTTCAAGCGTAGAAGCTGTAATTCAGCTTGTACAGAAATATTCCCCGTCGGCAGTAATCGTAATTAAATCAACAATTCCTGTAGGCTACACGGAATCAATAAGTAAACAGTTTAATCTTAAAAACATTCTCTTTGCTCCGGAATTCTTAAGGGAAGGTCATGCACTTTATGACAACCTTTATCCTTCAAGAATTGTTGTAGGAAACCTTAAAGACACACCTGAATTAAAAGAAAAGGCTGAAATTTTTGCAGGACTTCTAAAGAATGGTGCTATAAAAAAAGATATTCCTACCCTCTTTACACAAACTACTGAAGCAGAAGCCATAAAACTTTTTGCAAACACATACCTGGCTCTCCGCGTAAGTTATTTCAATGAACTTGATACTTATGCAGAAACACATGATCTTAATACGGCTGCAATAATAAACGGAGTTTGTCTTGACCCGCGTATCGGAGACGGATACAACAATCCAAGTTTCGGATACGGAGGATACTGTCTTCCAAAAGATACCAAACAGCTTCTTGCAAATTATGCCAATATTCCGCAGAACCTTATGACAGCTATCGTTGATTCGAACAGAACCCGCAAGGAATATATTGCACATCACATCTTGAGCAGGAAACCTTCTACAGTCGGAGTTTTCCGTCTGACAATGAAAGCTAACAGCGACAACTTCAGGCAAAGTTCAATTCAGGATGTAATGAAACTTCTCCGGGGTGAAGGTGTAAACGTAATCATTTATGAACCGACACTGAAGGAAGATTCATTTGAGAAATTCCATGTTGAACATGATCTTAATTCCTTTAAAAAAGAATGTGACATAATTCTTGCAAACAGAATGTCACAGGAACTGTCTGACTGTCAGGAAAAAATTTACACCAGGGACATATTCAGCAGAGACTGA
- a CDS encoding glycosyltransferase, with amino-acid sequence METTSGIKLFSFSSPDNAPENSIPLFLREEDKEISFGTYFNSFSIDAYKKYTDINQIQLCMTLKESGTVELIHSYIKRNKLKKEVLDIKKINKNSQVSFNVNLEKLKGGLLYPVYISDNKSDKKNYEEIIDNAAWYCTSEKVKPDSVKLAAVICTFKRENFVYKNAEKLSKLKILNQKKMSVFIIDNGNTINSELINNEQIKIIPNKNLGGSGGFTRGMIEVHKLNHTLSKDNKFSHIILMDDDINFMPELFEKISSFLSLLKTEYKDNAIGGAMLNLNSPCIQYENGAKYNFLTISSFGNSLDLSSEKNIILNTREKKADFNAWWFCCYPLSKLDENNLPVPFFIKLDDIEYGIRNFKNKFIFLNGISVWHQEFTGKDSPYLHYYLIRNRLITNAMFCRKLLIIKTVTVFVMHLTLKALKKRKAFPFLMKAFRDFLQGPDFILNTDGEKLNTQLRQLNEFYKQKKQSFIYIKLPLILPCSCIKILFHAKTIKAYKKDLPAGYSLTAWKKRLGM; translated from the coding sequence ATGGAAACAACTTCAGGCATAAAACTCTTTTCATTTTCTTCTCCCGATAATGCACCTGAAAATTCAATACCATTGTTTTTAAGGGAAGAAGATAAGGAAATTTCATTTGGAACTTACTTTAACAGTTTTAGCATAGATGCCTATAAAAAATACACAGATATTAATCAGATACAATTATGCATGACGCTGAAAGAATCCGGTACTGTTGAATTAATTCATTCATATATTAAAAGGAATAAATTAAAAAAAGAAGTTTTAGATATAAAAAAAATAAACAAAAATTCTCAGGTTAGCTTTAATGTAAATCTGGAAAAACTAAAGGGAGGCCTTCTCTACCCGGTTTATATTTCAGACAATAAATCAGACAAAAAAAATTATGAAGAAATAATAGACAATGCTGCATGGTATTGTACATCGGAAAAAGTAAAACCTGATTCTGTAAAACTGGCAGCAGTAATCTGTACATTCAAACGTGAAAACTTTGTTTATAAAAATGCAGAAAAGCTTTCAAAATTAAAAATACTGAATCAAAAAAAAATGTCTGTATTCATTATAGACAATGGAAATACAATTAATTCAGAACTTATAAATAATGAGCAGATAAAAATCATTCCTAATAAAAATCTTGGCGGTTCCGGTGGTTTTACCAGAGGAATGATAGAAGTACATAAACTTAACCATACTTTATCTAAAGATAACAAATTTTCTCACATAATTTTAATGGACGATGACATAAATTTTATGCCGGAACTTTTTGAAAAAATCAGTTCTTTTTTATCACTTCTGAAAACAGAATACAAAGACAATGCTATTGGCGGAGCTATGCTTAACCTTAACAGTCCCTGCATTCAATATGAAAACGGAGCCAAATATAATTTTCTGACAATATCTTCTTTCGGAAACTCTCTGGATTTAAGCAGCGAAAAAAATATTATTCTAAATACCAGAGAAAAAAAAGCAGACTTTAATGCCTGGTGGTTCTGCTGTTATCCTCTGAGCAAACTTGATGAAAATAATCTTCCGGTTCCTTTTTTTATAAAACTTGATGACATAGAATACGGAATAAGGAATTTCAAAAATAAGTTTATCTTCCTGAATGGAATTTCTGTATGGCATCAGGAATTCACAGGAAAAGACTCTCCGTACCTTCACTATTATTTAATCAGAAACAGGCTTATTACAAATGCAATGTTCTGCAGAAAATTACTTATAATTAAAACAGTGACAGTTTTTGTAATGCACCTTACACTGAAAGCCCTTAAAAAAAGAAAAGCCTTTCCTTTCTTAATGAAGGCTTTCAGGGATTTTTTGCAGGGACCGGACTTCATTTTAAATACAGACGGTGAAAAACTGAATACGCAGCTTCGGCAGCTGAATGAATTCTATAAGCAAAAAAAGCAATCATTTATTTATATCAAACTGCCATTGATTTTGCCTTGCAGCTGCATAAAGATTTTATTCCATGCAAAAACAATAAAGGCATATAAAAAAGACTTACCGGCTGGGTACAGCTTAACTGCATGGAAAAAGAGGCTGGGGATGTAA
- a CDS encoding outer membrane lipoprotein-sorting protein: protein MKKTGIILYFFLFAVMALSAADYEKLLKQAEENTSFYDTDFKAAYSVIQDKPGEGRNVTEAVMYRRDSQNCWTILVNGPASEKGKGYLQSDSTIWFYDPADRRFTFSSAKDKFQNTNANTSDFAPQHYSRDYRIVNTSSVKLGKYSCIVFDLEAKDDTVDYPVLKLWVSEGDSLVRKKEDYSLSGKKLRTTLIPSYQSVGAASGNRKIPVSMIIQDNLKGKKISGKIEYEKTLISISNISLQKVDDAVYTKPYLEMAGGR, encoded by the coding sequence ATGAAAAAAACTGGCATAATTTTATATTTCTTTTTATTTGCAGTAATGGCTTTGTCTGCAGCTGATTATGAAAAGCTTTTAAAGCAGGCGGAAGAAAACACTTCTTTTTATGATACTGATTTTAAGGCCGCCTATTCGGTTATTCAGGATAAGCCTGGAGAAGGCCGTAATGTTACGGAAGCAGTAATGTACCGTCGTGACAGTCAGAACTGCTGGACGATTCTTGTTAACGGGCCTGCATCAGAAAAAGGGAAGGGGTATCTTCAGTCAGATTCTACCATCTGGTTTTATGATCCTGCAGACAGGCGTTTTACATTTTCTTCAGCAAAAGATAAATTTCAGAATACAAATGCCAATACTTCAGATTTTGCACCTCAGCATTACAGTCGTGATTACAGAATAGTAAATACATCCTCAGTAAAACTTGGAAAATATTCCTGCATAGTTTTTGACCTTGAAGCAAAGGATGATACTGTGGATTATCCTGTTTTAAAGCTGTGGGTTTCAGAAGGGGATTCTCTGGTACGTAAAAAGGAAGATTACAGTCTTTCTGGAAAAAAACTTCGTACTACTCTGATTCCTTCCTATCAGAGTGTCGGGGCAGCTTCCGGTAATCGTAAAATTCCTGTAAGCATGATTATTCAGGATAATTTAAAAGGTAAAAAAATATCAGGTAAAATTGAATATGAAAAAACATTAATTTCCATCAGTAATATTTCTTTGCAGAAAGTTGATGATGCGGTATATACTAAGCCATATCTTGAAATGGCCGGCGGAAGGTAA
- a CDS encoding glycosyltransferase family 2 protein — protein sequence MYADGSDNVYKDGLVSIIMPCYNGSPFLSETISSVLAQTYQDWELLVVDDGSTDFSLNIVKAYMANDDRITYLTQENSGSASSRNMAIKVSSGRYIAFLDADDIWHPDYLKTMLSKIQEDNCITHAVFYSGYRRMNADCSNPLLSDFSCSGERDYKKLLRHCPIFPSAAIVDRFRVRKNVFFRESLMSLRDDYVFFLDILKQGLKCIGFDDILVDYRMRSDSITGGSKRRMIRPQWNVYHKVLHLNVFKSAWYLCTWALNGMMKYRRKPLLVTS from the coding sequence ATGTATGCAGATGGATCAGATAATGTTTATAAAGACGGCCTTGTCTCAATAATCATGCCGTGTTACAACGGAAGTCCTTTTTTGTCTGAAACAATATCTTCAGTTTTGGCTCAGACTTATCAGGATTGGGAACTTCTAGTTGTGGATGACGGATCAACAGATTTTTCTCTTAATATTGTAAAGGCGTACATGGCTAATGATGACCGGATAACTTATTTAACTCAGGAAAATTCCGGTTCTGCATCATCCAGAAATATGGCCATTAAAGTTTCTTCAGGCAGGTACATTGCTTTTCTTGATGCTGATGACATATGGCATCCTGATTATCTTAAGACAATGCTTTCTAAAATTCAGGAAGATAACTGCATAACACATGCCGTTTTTTATTCGGGCTACAGGAGAATGAATGCAGACTGTTCAAATCCGCTGCTTTCTGATTTTTCATGTTCTGGAGAACGCGATTATAAGAAGTTATTGAGGCATTGTCCTATATTTCCTTCGGCAGCAATTGTGGACAGGTTCCGTGTCAGAAAAAATGTTTTTTTCAGGGAATCTTTAATGAGTCTTCGGGACGATTATGTTTTCTTTCTTGATATCTTGAAGCAGGGACTTAAGTGCATAGGTTTTGATGATATTCTTGTGGACTACAGGATGAGAAGTGATTCAATTACCGGCGGTTCAAAAAGAAGAATGATTCGTCCTCAGTGGAATGTTTATCATAAAGTCCTTCATCTGAATGTATTTAAAAGTGCCTGGTATTTATGTACCTGGGCGTTAAATGGAATGATGAAATACCGCAGAAAACCATTGCTTGTAACATCCTGA
- a CDS encoding beta-1,3-glucanase family protein, producing the protein MNRFMKGIALTLMAGAAVGMIACTDNFNVDDSQEIAAVSRSVYAGTNGSVSVTEMNNGNLTVSYNAGSQKNFVRLYVSEGNGTGLVLANQDMNYSNGVYTYSLNHPTFTDDSEIYVGVLVNDGGVEKMVPQGSLSDSTSWTRITYGVETGSGSSEAEFSSSDKYTIVAKCSGKGLDVAEWSETHGTNIQQWGLGDNQANQQWILENAGDGYYAIVSVHSGYCLDVADWGTEDGVNVLQWDNNKTANQLWKFESQENGYYKITNKHSGKVLDVSAASTEDGANVQQWTWNGTDAQLWAVSKAGTSSDSEDSDNGTGTNPDIGLSGTLAVTESEAAAAYSSLAAPKDSGYVSFTFENVTNGKFKNNEIFIVVLYQRNDGIYYWGRPDGTYKAVGANEYCDNYSYTIEDNNGINGCRVFNIPKNTNGARIFYSYGSKMSIHGPENGVGVVFPSIANTNDPDYNKYYDWLEYTIRDDGVTWVNTTQVDQFGFPALITAYASNGSVRSNGDGLFTQTGVTASRDEVYAAYKNYMAAKGVSGDFDCLAEEYRIVCPGKSSKFNKNYLDEYINEVWNYWTTHSTTVRHAQGKFTLTSDGTNLKFYCTESYNPAMCSVGETYYVYGKPTTEQAFEGSGCLATDTKGNGMEPALQAWVCAALNRHVATSSDDPAWGFTSAPAPANYNAAYYQGGAANYYSGFWHSISTNNGLAYGFCYDDVHEQSSTTVVIDCQKIWVRLGF; encoded by the coding sequence ATGAATCGTTTTATGAAGGGAATAGCTCTTACGCTTATGGCGGGTGCAGCTGTCGGAATGATTGCCTGTACGGATAATTTCAATGTTGATGATTCACAGGAAATTGCAGCTGTTTCTCGTTCTGTTTATGCAGGTACAAATGGGAGTGTTTCCGTTACGGAAATGAACAATGGAAATCTTACTGTTTCTTATAATGCGGGAAGTCAGAAAAATTTTGTTCGCCTTTATGTCAGTGAAGGTAATGGGACCGGTCTTGTTCTTGCAAATCAGGATATGAACTACAGTAACGGTGTATATACCTACAGCTTAAATCATCCTACCTTCACGGATGATTCAGAGATTTATGTAGGTGTTCTTGTAAATGACGGCGGTGTAGAAAAAATGGTTCCTCAGGGAAGTCTCTCAGATTCAACTTCATGGACGAGAATTACTTACGGTGTAGAAACCGGTTCAGGCAGTTCAGAAGCAGAATTCTCAAGTTCAGATAAATATACCATCGTTGCAAAATGTTCCGGAAAGGGACTTGATGTTGCAGAATGGTCAGAAACTCACGGAACAAACATCCAGCAGTGGGGACTGGGAGATAATCAGGCTAATCAGCAGTGGATACTTGAAAATGCAGGCGACGGCTACTATGCAATTGTATCCGTTCACTCAGGGTATTGTCTTGATGTAGCAGACTGGGGTACAGAAGACGGTGTAAACGTTCTTCAGTGGGATAATAACAAGACTGCAAATCAGCTCTGGAAATTTGAAAGTCAGGAAAACGGTTATTATAAAATAACAAACAAACATTCAGGCAAGGTTCTTGATGTTTCTGCAGCTTCTACAGAAGACGGTGCAAATGTTCAGCAGTGGACATGGAACGGAACGGATGCACAGCTCTGGGCAGTTTCAAAAGCAGGAACTTCATCTGATTCCGAAGATTCTGATAACGGAACGGGAACAAATCCTGACATCGGATTGTCTGGAACACTTGCAGTAACAGAATCTGAAGCTGCAGCAGCTTATTCTTCACTTGCAGCTCCAAAAGACAGCGGATATGTTTCATTTACATTTGAAAATGTTACAAACGGAAAATTCAAGAATAATGAAATCTTTATCGTAGTTCTTTATCAGAGAAATGACGGTATTTATTACTGGGGACGTCCGGATGGAACTTACAAGGCTGTCGGTGCTAATGAATACTGTGACAATTATTCTTATACGATAGAAGATAACAATGGAATTAATGGATGCAGAGTATTTAATATTCCAAAAAATACAAACGGTGCACGTATCTTCTATTCTTACGGTTCAAAGATGAGCATTCATGGTCCTGAAAACGGAGTTGGTGTTGTATTCCCGTCGATAGCTAATACTAATGATCCTGACTACAACAAATATTATGACTGGCTCGAATATACAATCCGTGATGACGGTGTAACATGGGTAAATACAACACAGGTAGACCAGTTTGGATTCCCGGCTCTTATTACAGCTTACGCATCAAACGGCTCAGTTCGTTCAAACGGAGACGGACTGTTTACACAGACTGGTGTAACAGCTTCCCGTGATGAAGTTTATGCAGCTTATAAAAACTACATGGCAGCAAAAGGTGTTTCAGGAGATTTTGACTGTCTTGCAGAAGAATACCGTATTGTATGTCCTGGAAAATCAAGCAAGTTCAACAAAAATTATTTGGACGAATATATTAATGAAGTATGGAATTACTGGACAACACACAGTACAACTGTAAGACATGCTCAGGGTAAGTTCACTCTTACAAGCGATGGAACAAATCTGAAGTTTTACTGCACAGAATCTTATAATCCTGCAATGTGCTCCGTTGGCGAAACTTACTATGTATACGGCAAGCCGACAACAGAACAGGCTTTTGAAGGATCCGGTTGTCTTGCAACAGATACAAAGGGTAACGGTATGGAACCTGCACTTCAGGCATGGGTATGTGCAGCTCTTAACCGCCATGTAGCAACAAGTAGTGATGATCCTGCATGGGGATTTACAAGTGCACCGGCACCTGCAAATTACAATGCAGCTTATTATCAGGGTGGTGCTGCAAACTATTATTCCGGATTCTGGCACAGCATCAGTACCAACAACGGTCTTGCATACGGCTTCTGCTATGATGACGTACATGAACAGTCTTCAACAACAGTTGTAATTGACTGCCAGAAGATCTGGGTAAGACTTGGTTTCTAA
- a CDS encoding ABC transporter permease, with the protein MLFYLAFRNIISRKSSLVIVSFIALTVMLFSFVNAVFDSTENGVQETFCSSFTGDLIIRPESDVPLSLFGDETPVTGMLTKIKNIIPFNEVYETVKNNPYINKTVPQVSCTAALENGKIRIPACLFGVKCSEYLYVMDSIEITEGTVFDSVDGGCLLQKDTAEKLKVSPGSTIQAVVADGISFRIRSLTVTGIYEYTHVHSSLEKIVIADFNVVRELSGQNSSGMQNYEFSHDIESILSSDLDDENFFFSDEMDASELFVEETENSFSENPIWNFIVCRTEKTSDAKKAASVLNSQFKKSGWPAEAVLWRQAAGSSALYIYWLRVIFNGGIFVILIAGFIVINNTLVIHIFDRTKEIGTLRAIGASSLFVSAECFLENLILSMTAAVFGILFSFILCSAVSYGKLTFSNSFLIQLFGSEPLMLKVTPVNAASVVVLCFVLAVFAWIIPVKSALSVEPVKAIQGAK; encoded by the coding sequence ATGCTTTTTTATCTTGCCTTCAGGAATATCATCTCAAGAAAATCTTCTCTCGTTATTGTCAGTTTTATTGCACTGACAGTCATGCTGTTTTCTTTTGTAAATGCAGTTTTTGACAGCACTGAAAACGGAGTACAGGAAACATTCTGTTCCAGTTTTACCGGAGATTTGATTATCAGACCTGAGAGTGATGTTCCGTTAAGTCTCTTCGGTGATGAAACTCCGGTAACGGGTATGCTTACAAAAATAAAAAATATAATTCCATTTAATGAAGTTTACGAAACAGTAAAAAATAATCCGTATATAAATAAAACTGTTCCTCAGGTTTCCTGTACAGCCGCACTGGAAAATGGAAAAATAAGAATACCAGCCTGTCTGTTCGGAGTAAAATGCAGTGAGTATCTGTATGTAATGGATTCTATAGAAATTACGGAAGGAACTGTTTTTGATTCCGTAGATGGAGGCTGTCTGCTGCAGAAAGATACTGCAGAAAAACTGAAGGTATCCCCGGGAAGTACCATTCAGGCTGTAGTAGCCGACGGTATTTCTTTCAGAATCAGGAGTCTTACGGTTACAGGCATTTATGAATATACCCACGTTCATTCATCTTTGGAAAAAATCGTTATTGCGGATTTTAATGTTGTCCGCGAATTATCAGGACAGAACAGTTCCGGCATGCAGAATTATGAGTTCTCGCATGATATTGAATCAATTCTTTCTTCAGATCTGGATGATGAGAATTTTTTCTTTTCTGATGAAATGGACGCTTCTGAACTTTTTGTTGAAGAAACGGAAAATTCTTTTTCAGAAAATCCAATCTGGAATTTTATTGTCTGCCGTACAGAAAAAACTTCAGATGCAAAAAAGGCTGCTTCTGTTTTAAACTCGCAGTTTAAAAAATCAGGATGGCCGGCAGAAGCTGTTTTGTGGCGCCAGGCAGCAGGAAGTTCCGCTCTTTATATTTACTGGCTGCGTGTAATATTTAATGGAGGAATTTTTGTAATCCTCATAGCAGGATTTATCGTAATAAACAATACTCTTGTAATTCACATATTTGACAGAACTAAAGAAATCGGAACTTTAAGGGCAATAGGAGCGTCTTCTTTATTTGTAAGTGCTGAATGCTTTCTTGAAAATCTTATTCTCTCAATGACTGCCGCTGTTTTTGGAATTCTCTTTTCTTTTATTCTATGCAGTGCTGTAAGTTATGGAAAACTTACTTTTTCAAATTCTTTTTTGATTCAGCTTTTCGGATCAGAACCTTTAATGCTTAAGGTAACACCTGTTAATGCTGCAAGTGTTGTTGTTTTGTGTTTTGTTCTTGCTGTATTTGCATGGATCATTCCGGTAAAAAGTGCCCTTTCGGTTGAACCGGTAAAGGCAATTCAGGGGGCAAAATAA
- a CDS encoding ABC transporter permease: MNKKSLASYKFLLTELVKKGIKLKYRRSYLGILWSLIEPLLTTTVLVIVFGTLFKDENPNYPMYVIIGRLMYSFFSAGTNATMTSFKSNAGMMKKVYIPKLIYPVSTIIYNYVITGISLLVLIPVDIYCGIIPTWHLLQFIPAILLTLFFTFGIGLILACLNVFFDDIVYLWSVALLLIMYMSAIFYYPEAILESKYSFILKMNPLFSTIQLGRDAFFAQAFNIKYCLTALIWGIGTNTAGLLFFKANKDKFILHL, encoded by the coding sequence ATGAATAAAAAAAGCCTTGCATCATACAAATTCCTGCTGACAGAACTGGTAAAAAAAGGAATTAAGCTTAAATACCGGCGTTCCTATCTTGGAATTTTATGGTCCCTTATTGAACCTTTGCTTACTACAACGGTTCTTGTCATTGTTTTCGGAACACTTTTTAAGGATGAAAATCCAAATTATCCGATGTATGTAATAATCGGACGCCTGATGTATTCATTTTTCAGTGCCGGAACAAACGCCACAATGACGAGTTTCAAGAGTAATGCCGGAATGATGAAAAAAGTTTACATTCCAAAACTTATATATCCTGTTTCTACAATTATTTACAATTATGTCATTACTGGAATTTCGCTTCTAGTCCTCATACCGGTAGATATATACTGCGGAATTATACCGACCTGGCATCTTCTCCAGTTCATTCCTGCCATACTGCTGACACTTTTCTTCACTTTTGGTATTGGCCTGATACTTGCCTGCCTGAATGTTTTTTTTGACGACATCGTTTATCTGTGGAGCGTTGCACTTTTACTCATAATGTACATGAGTGCGATTTTTTATTATCCGGAGGCCATTTTAGAAAGTAAATATTCCTTCATATTAAAAATGAATCCTCTTTTCAGCACAATTCAATTGGGAAGGGACGCTTTCTTTGCACAGGCCTTTAATATAAAATACTGTCTGACAGCCCTTATATGGGGAATCGGAACAAATACAGCAGGTCTTCTTTTCTTTAAGGCAAACAAAGATAAATTCATACTTCATCTTTAG